A section of the Oncorhynchus nerka isolate Pitt River linkage group LG3, Oner_Uvic_2.0, whole genome shotgun sequence genome encodes:
- the LOC115140784 gene encoding zinc finger protein 260-like — translation MSKIELLRVFLNQRLTMAAEEIFGVVEETIAGYQEENSRLRSMLDVVIKPDILLHRIDIQQPTHPVSEQEVLPEQQHFEQEWSPSRGQEDPHYIQIKEEPEELESSLKNDSNHQDLTQSSLLYETQSEDYEETYCLPSTSTAQRNYSLHSTSTAQRNYSLHSTSTAQRNYSLHSTLTEQSSYSLPSTSTEQNMIQIKPELNAEDNGISEPSRESQPLFTEDTESSAAQSKNMKCVKGVESRPLSDSKPLKSKRSQTVRKQSAYIHCKFCGMYFSYLASLVNHARKHAQDKECLCGVCGIHLESTESMLDHLETHVGARVCHVCGTFFPGSAELNDHMKVHPGEKSFRCPDCGKCFRKNPDLTAHKRIHTGERPYRCQFCGKGFSQSGNLAVHMKSHSGEKPHCCPVCGKCFSSKSYMNTHMKIHTGERPFSCRLCGKCFIRNPDLTVHMRTHTGVKPYKCQYCGQGFKQNYHRKLHMKIHMGKPTSLPSL, via the exons ATGTCAAAAATAGAGTTATTGAGAGTGTTTCTCAACCAGAGATTGACAATGGCAGCTGAGGAGATATTTGGCGTCGTTGAAGAAACGATAGCAGGGTACCAGGAAGAGAACAGCCGTCTGCGTAGCATGCTCGATGTAGTTATTAAACCAGATATACTATTACACAGAATAG ACATCCAACAGCCCACTCACCCTGTATCTGAACAGGAGGTTCTCCCTGAGCAGCAACACTTTGAGCAGGAGTGGAGCCCCAGTCGGGGGCAGGAAGACCCACATTACATACAGATAAAAGAGGAACCGGAGGAACTAGAGTCATCTTTGAAAAATGACTCCAACCACCAGGACCTGACTCAGTCCTCACTTCTTTATGAAACCCAAAGTGAAGACTATGAAGAGACGTACTGTCTTCCCAGCACCTCAACTGCACAGAGGAACtactctctacacagcacctcaACTGCACAGAGGAACtactctctacacagcacctcaACTGCACAGAGGAACtactctctacacagcaccttaACTGAACAGAGCAGCTACTCTCTACCCAGCACCTCCACTGAACAGAACATGATACAGATCAAACCAGAACTTAATGCAGAAGACAATGGAATATCAGAACCATCCCGTGAGTCTCAGCCCCTCTTTACAGAAGATACAGAGTCTTCTGCAGCTCAGAGTAAAAACATGAAATGTGTCAAAGGGGTAGAGAGTAGACCTCTGTCAGATTCAAAGCCACTGAAATCAAAGAGATCACAGACAGTAAGAAAACAAAGTGCCTATATCCACTGTAAATTTTGTGGAATGTATTTCTCCTACTTAGCTTCTTTAGTGAATCATGCAAGAAAGCATGCACAGGACAAAGAATGtctatgtggtgtgtgtggaatACACTTAGAGTCCACAGAAAGCATGTTAGATCATCTAGAAACCCACGTTGGAGCTAGAGTTTGTCATGTTTGTGGTACATTTTTCCCTGGGAGTGCTGAGCTGAATGATCATATGAAGGTTCACCCAGGGGAGAAATCGTTTCGCTGTCCTGATTGTGGCAAGTGTTTCAGAAAAAATCCAGATCTCACAGCGCACAAGAGGATTCATACAGGGGAGAGACCGTACCGCTGCCAGTTTTGTGGCAAAGGATTCAGTCAGAGTGGAAACCTGGCTGTGCATATGAAGAGCCACTCTGGGGAGAAACCACATTGCTGCCCTGTTTGTGGGAAATGTTTCAGCAGTAAATCTTatatgaacacacacatgaaGATTCACACAGGGGAGAGGCCATTTAGCTGTCGTTTATGCGGAAAATGTTTCATAAGAAACCCTGATCTGACAGTCCACATGAGGACTCATACAGGGGTGAAACCATATAAGTGCCAGTATTGTGGCCAAGGATTCAAACAG
- the LOC115140782 gene encoding DNA-binding death effector domain-containing protein 2-like isoform X2, producing MATMRRPRYSLRDSLYWDETECLTYYGMLSLHEMFEVVGSQLTETDVEVLSFLLDETYPAGGHPLDPAGWTSEPCEEDPEASKGVSPSPVLLEAWRRLQPKVPALACPTAARHKPKSGLELLLELERRGYLSEGNLEPLLQLLRVLTRHDLLPLVSRKKRRTVSPERFRVNYGTEDKRQVCTSGLTDPCAQTESHDEHATQQWRGGVDSARPTPAPLRKKRGKGRRWTSKPTSHRRRTGIPETPPPPIPEKVTCDIRLRVRAEYWEHESALRGGVSSDKQQPLERQFELFSRATSVLRARDLGSIICDIKFSELDNLEAFWGDYLSGALLEALKGVFITDSLRRAAGSEGVRLLISVDQDDYEEGRRLLLDAQEQQAGCWGRDRS from the exons ATGGCAACCATGCGTCGTCCAAGGTACTCTCTCCGAGACTCTCTGTATTGGGATGAGACTGAGTGCCTGACGTACTATGGGATGCTCTCTCTACACGAGATGTTTGAAGTTGTCGGTTCTCAACTGACAGAGACAGACGTTGAGGTGCTGTCGTTCCTCTTGGATGAGACCTATCCGGCTGGAGGGCACCCCTTGGACCCAGCTGGCTGGACCAGCGAGCCCTGTGAGGAAGACCCTGAGGCCAGTAAAGGAGTCTCCCCCAGCCCAGTGCTCCTGGAGGCCTGGCGGCGGTTACAGCCCAAGGTTCCTGCTTTGGCCTGCCCTACCGCTGCCCGCCACAAGCCCAAGAGTGGGCTAGAACTGCTGCTGGAGCTGGAGAGACGTGGGTACCTCAGTGAGGGTAACCTGGAGCCCCTGTTGCAGCTGCTGCGAGTCCTGACGCGACACGACCTCCTGCCTTTGGTGTCCCGCAAGAAAAGGAGGACAG TATCACCAGAACGTTTCAGAGTGAACTACGGGACAGAGGACAAAAGACAGGTGTGCACATCTGGACTGACTGACCCCTGTGCACAGACAGAATCACATGACGAACACGCCACCCAGCAATGGAGGGGGG GTGTTGACTCTGCCAGGCCAACACCCGCCCCCCTACGGAAGAAGAGGGGTAAAGGCCGCCGCTGGACCAGCAAGCCCACCTCCCACAGGAGAAGAACGGGAATCCCTGAAACTCCTCCCCCACCTATACCTGAGAAAGTGACCTGCG ACATTCGTCTGCGTGTGCGAGCAGAATACTGGGAGCATGAGTCGGCTCTGCGCGGCGGCGTCTCCTCGGACAAGCAGCAGCCCCTGGAACGGCAGTTTGAGCTGTTCAGTCGTGCCACCTCCGTGCTGCGCGCCCGCGACCTGGGCTCCATCATCTGCGACATCAAGTTCTCTGAGCTGGACAACCTGGAGGCATTCTGGGGGGACTATCTGAGTGGAGCGCTGCTAGAGGCCCTGAAGGGGGTGTTCATCACAGACTCTCTGCGGAGGGCGGCGGGGAGTGAGGGGGTCCGGCTGCTGATTAGTGTGGACCAGGATGACTACGAGGAGGGTCGCAGACTGCTGCTGGACGCACAGGAACAACAGGCCGGCTGCTGGGGACGAGACAG GTCATGA
- the LOC115140782 gene encoding DNA-binding death effector domain-containing protein 2-like isoform X1 has translation MATMRRPRYSLRDSLYWDETECLTYYGMLSLHEMFEVVGSQLTETDVEVLSFLLDETYPAGGHPLDPAGWTSEPCEEDPEASKGVSPSPVLLEAWRRLQPKVPALACPTAARHKPKSGLELLLELERRGYLSEGNLEPLLQLLRVLTRHDLLPLVSRKKRRTVSPERFRVNYGTEDKRQVCTSGLTDPCAQTESHDEHATQQWRGGVDSARPTPAPLRKKRGKGRRWTSKPTSHRRRTGIPETPPPPIPEKVTCDIRLRVRAEYWEHESALRGGVSSDKQQPLERQFELFSRATSVLRARDLGSIICDIKFSELDNLEAFWGDYLSGALLEALKGVFITDSLRRAAGSEGVRLLISVDQDDYEEGRRLLLDAQEQQAGCWGRDRPNLRKLVMDVRL, from the exons ATGGCAACCATGCGTCGTCCAAGGTACTCTCTCCGAGACTCTCTGTATTGGGATGAGACTGAGTGCCTGACGTACTATGGGATGCTCTCTCTACACGAGATGTTTGAAGTTGTCGGTTCTCAACTGACAGAGACAGACGTTGAGGTGCTGTCGTTCCTCTTGGATGAGACCTATCCGGCTGGAGGGCACCCCTTGGACCCAGCTGGCTGGACCAGCGAGCCCTGTGAGGAAGACCCTGAGGCCAGTAAAGGAGTCTCCCCCAGCCCAGTGCTCCTGGAGGCCTGGCGGCGGTTACAGCCCAAGGTTCCTGCTTTGGCCTGCCCTACCGCTGCCCGCCACAAGCCCAAGAGTGGGCTAGAACTGCTGCTGGAGCTGGAGAGACGTGGGTACCTCAGTGAGGGTAACCTGGAGCCCCTGTTGCAGCTGCTGCGAGTCCTGACGCGACACGACCTCCTGCCTTTGGTGTCCCGCAAGAAAAGGAGGACAG TATCACCAGAACGTTTCAGAGTGAACTACGGGACAGAGGACAAAAGACAGGTGTGCACATCTGGACTGACTGACCCCTGTGCACAGACAGAATCACATGACGAACACGCCACCCAGCAATGGAGGGGGG GTGTTGACTCTGCCAGGCCAACACCCGCCCCCCTACGGAAGAAGAGGGGTAAAGGCCGCCGCTGGACCAGCAAGCCCACCTCCCACAGGAGAAGAACGGGAATCCCTGAAACTCCTCCCCCACCTATACCTGAGAAAGTGACCTGCG ACATTCGTCTGCGTGTGCGAGCAGAATACTGGGAGCATGAGTCGGCTCTGCGCGGCGGCGTCTCCTCGGACAAGCAGCAGCCCCTGGAACGGCAGTTTGAGCTGTTCAGTCGTGCCACCTCCGTGCTGCGCGCCCGCGACCTGGGCTCCATCATCTGCGACATCAAGTTCTCTGAGCTGGACAACCTGGAGGCATTCTGGGGGGACTATCTGAGTGGAGCGCTGCTAGAGGCCCTGAAGGGGGTGTTCATCACAGACTCTCTGCGGAGGGCGGCGGGGAGTGAGGGGGTCCGGCTGCTGATTAGTGTGGACCAGGATGACTACGAGGAGGGTCGCAGACTGCTGCTGGACGCACAGGAACAACAGGCCGGCTGCTGGGGACGAGACAG ACCCAACCTGAGAAAGCTGGTTATGGACGTTcggctctga